Proteins from one Pyrobaculum neutrophilum V24Sta genomic window:
- a CDS encoding complex I subunit 5 family protein — MYSEVFILATALSAALALAALRLGYPAALASIASMLLFLAPGSAVLVTLPYVGEVAVAMDGHKLPFVAASVLLGLIVTFYAPRYLKHLGAPNWYYGVHALYVLSFVYIVLFENLFFVFLALELSIVTSFLLIWYFGYGNRRFVGLLYFVWAQIGSILFLIGVALTGRFTASGFETARLAFDLATFLVLLGLLVKMGTAGVHFWLPYAHAEAPTPLSALLSPIHVGLMSYWIWRLKTGAGWPLEALFLYGLATAVYGSLLVFRETDFKRALADSTVANMGLLLAAASIPRDFSYTATALLFVGHAFAKAALFMLAGIYIVSLHTREIGAARWDRHLLAVGILGFVALAGLFGINLLGKAYVAAGVPATLSAAALAVFALLSTAVYSFYLLNQLYRAGEAQVEYPPDMYAAALAAAATPYVLLAALPLWLR, encoded by the coding sequence ATGTATAGCGAGGTGTTTATACTGGCCACCGCGCTGTCCGCCGCCCTGGCGCTGGCGGCGCTTAGGCTTGGCTACCCGGCCGCCCTCGCCTCCATAGCCTCCATGTTGCTGTTCCTAGCCCCCGGCTCCGCCGTCTTGGTGACCCTCCCCTACGTGGGGGAGGTGGCCGTGGCCATGGACGGGCACAAGCTACCCTTTGTGGCGGCCTCGGTTCTGTTGGGCCTAATAGTCACCTTCTACGCGCCTCGGTATCTAAAACATCTAGGCGCCCCCAACTGGTACTACGGCGTCCACGCCCTCTACGTCCTCTCCTTCGTCTACATCGTGTTGTTTGAAAACCTCTTCTTCGTCTTCCTGGCGCTGGAGCTCAGCATTGTGACGAGCTTCCTCCTCATATGGTACTTCGGGTACGGCAATAGAAGGTTCGTGGGGCTTCTCTACTTCGTCTGGGCCCAGATTGGGTCGATACTCTTCTTAATAGGGGTCGCCCTCACCGGCAGGTTTACCGCCAGCGGCTTCGAGACGGCTCGCCTAGCTTTCGACTTAGCCACCTTCCTCGTGTTGCTAGGCCTTCTGGTGAAGATGGGCACGGCGGGGGTCCACTTCTGGCTACCCTATGCACACGCCGAGGCGCCTACTCCCCTCAGCGCGCTCTTGTCGCCTATACACGTGGGCCTCATGTCCTACTGGATATGGCGTCTCAAAACCGGCGCAGGTTGGCCGCTGGAGGCCCTGTTTCTATACGGGCTGGCCACCGCCGTCTACGGCTCCCTGCTTGTGTTTAGGGAGACAGACTTCAAACGCGCACTGGCGGACTCGACAGTTGCCAACATGGGTCTTCTGTTGGCGGCGGCCTCCATCCCGAGGGACTTCAGCTATACAGCTACCGCGCTCCTCTTCGTGGGCCACGCCTTCGCCAAGGCGGCTCTCTTCATGTTGGCAGGCATCTACATCGTCTCGTTGCACACAAGGGAGATAGGCGCCGCTAGGTGGGACCGACACCTCCTGGCCGTCGGGATTCTCGGCTTCGTGGCGCTGGCCGGCCTCTTCGGCATAAACCTCCTGGGCAAGGCATACGTCGCCGCGGGAGTGCCCGCCACCTTGTCGGCGGCAGCGCTGGCCGTCTTCGCGCTTCTCTCCACCGCGGTCTACAGCTTCTACTTGCTTAACCAGCTGTACAGAGCCGGCGAGGCGCAGGTGGAGTACCCGCCCGACATGTACGCCGCCGCTCTGGCGGCGGCCGCCACGCCCTACGTTCTGCTGGCGGCTTTGCCCCTATGGCTACGCTAG
- a CDS encoding branched-chain amino acid ABC transporter permease has translation MRPLALVGLYVYGLSVAAVALSGLDVVSYILGTIVDVAIFAIIALSINLEAGVGGIPNFGKVLTVTAGAFIVGGVVSRLAMSIYGVSGDFVYDNPTIVSNLAKAMDPQGALLLLALSLLFSLAAGAAIGVAMSLPAVRLREDYLAITLLAFGDVLFYVGRYYEPFVGGTFGVSIPPILEKVFGGGFSRYLGAAVLAGAVALAVYLVLDRLVNSPYGRALRVHREDPELVEVFGRRATALRLWAMAVGGAVSATAGALYALYAGAVHASSFTRITFTFYPWLIMILGGMGNNLGVVNGVFIFVTLRRLIDMYKYELSSILGFDPVWLAYMLFGALALAIIAAKPEGLIPEEQTPLAKRRKIQRSGAAAGI, from the coding sequence ATGAGACCTCTGGCCCTAGTCGGCCTCTACGTCTACGGGCTCTCGGTAGCGGCCGTAGCGCTGTCGGGACTAGACGTAGTCTCGTACATCCTCGGCACCATCGTCGACGTGGCTATATTCGCCATAATCGCCCTGTCTATAAACCTCGAGGCGGGGGTGGGCGGCATACCGAACTTCGGAAAGGTGCTCACCGTTACAGCCGGCGCCTTCATAGTCGGCGGCGTGGTGTCTAGGTTAGCCATGTCGATCTACGGCGTCAGCGGGGATTTCGTCTACGACAACCCCACGATAGTGTCAAACCTGGCGAAGGCCATGGACCCCCAAGGCGCCCTACTGCTGCTAGCCCTCTCTCTCCTGTTTTCGCTCGCCGCAGGTGCCGCCATAGGCGTAGCCATGTCTCTACCCGCCGTGAGGCTTAGGGAGGACTACTTAGCCATCACCCTGCTGGCCTTTGGAGACGTCCTCTTCTATGTCGGCAGATACTACGAGCCCTTCGTCGGGGGGACATTCGGGGTTTCTATACCGCCGATACTGGAAAAGGTGTTCGGAGGCGGCTTCTCCAGATACTTAGGTGCGGCGGTGTTAGCCGGGGCGGTAGCTCTCGCGGTCTACCTTGTGCTGGATAGGTTGGTGAACTCGCCATACGGCAGAGCCCTTAGGGTCCACCGGGAGGACCCCGAGCTCGTGGAGGTGTTCGGCCGCAGAGCCACGGCGCTGAGGCTCTGGGCCATGGCGGTAGGCGGCGCAGTTTCAGCGACGGCGGGCGCTCTATATGCCCTCTACGCCGGGGCGGTACACGCCAGCTCCTTCACCAGGATCACGTTCACGTTCTACCCCTGGCTCATAATGATCCTAGGGGGGATGGGCAACAATCTGGGGGTTGTCAACGGCGTCTTTATCTTTGTCACACTGCGCCGGCTGATAGACATGTACAAATACGAGCTATCCTCTATACTGGGCTTTGACCCAGTCTGGTTGGCCTACATGTTGTTCGGCGCCCTGGCCCTGGCGATTATCGCCGCCAAGCCGGAGGGTCTGATCCCGGAGGAGCAGACCCCGCTCGCAAAGAGGAGGAAGATCCAGAGGAGTGGTGCGGCCGCCGGGATTTGA
- a CDS encoding branched-chain amino acid ABC transporter permease, producing MKRIALFWLIVAALAVGWAASAAYAPRLAVEGVMYSSILALASVGLTMTYQTTKVPNFAHGAVMGIGILAALALSQRFGLSPYLAGLAALPFAVVASVALYYTLMPIYRRGSSPIILMMASMAYNIILLGALNATADYLGRAWGVFTRSYTLRGADFSIGDVQGLAVVGSSMVAAVSIVMYLFLTKTKLGVALRAAVENEELARSLGINVDRAYLAAWAIAGALAGYSGSLLTLYLTVEPDTGWMMLAGIFAASIAGGLNSVFGAVLGAYLMGFVEVPLATYAAYAVAVEPYQLLQYRPLLPLIAVAVFLIVIPQGLTSLRKK from the coding sequence ATGAAAAGAATCGCGCTGTTCTGGCTTATCGTAGCCGCTCTCGCCGTCGGATGGGCCGCCTCAGCGGCCTATGCCCCCCGGCTCGCGGTGGAGGGTGTAATGTACTCAAGCATCTTGGCCCTAGCCTCCGTTGGTTTAACCATGACCTATCAAACTACCAAAGTTCCCAACTTCGCCCATGGAGCTGTGATGGGCATCGGGATTCTCGCCGCCCTCGCGCTCAGCCAGAGGTTTGGACTTTCGCCATATCTCGCGGGCCTGGCCGCCCTGCCCTTTGCGGTAGTAGCCTCGGTGGCTCTCTACTACACCCTCATGCCGATCTACAGACGCGGCTCGTCGCCCATAATTCTCATGATGGCGTCTATGGCCTACAACATCATACTGCTCGGCGCTCTAAACGCCACCGCAGACTACCTGGGGAGGGCGTGGGGGGTATTCACCAGGAGCTACACGCTTAGGGGAGCCGACTTCTCCATAGGCGATGTCCAAGGCCTCGCGGTGGTCGGCTCGTCCATGGTGGCAGCCGTCTCCATCGTGATGTACCTCTTCCTAACTAAGACAAAGCTCGGCGTCGCCCTTAGAGCTGCCGTAGAAAACGAGGAGCTGGCAAGATCCCTCGGCATCAACGTAGATAGAGCGTACCTAGCGGCGTGGGCTATAGCAGGCGCGTTGGCGGGCTACTCAGGGTCGCTACTCACCCTGTATCTCACCGTGGAGCCGGACACAGGCTGGATGATGTTGGCCGGCATCTTCGCGGCGAGCATAGCAGGCGGCCTCAACAGCGTCTTTGGGGCGGTTTTGGGGGCGTACCTCATGGGCTTCGTGGAGGTGCCCCTCGCCACATACGCCGCATATGCCGTCGCCGTAGAGCCATATCAACTACTCCAGTATAGACCTCTGTTGCCCCTAATCGCCGTGGCCGTCTTCCTTATCGTCATACCGCAGGGGCTGACGTCGCTTAGGAAGAAATGA
- a CDS encoding ABC transporter substrate-binding protein produces the protein MNSKTVGIIVGIIVLLAIAALLINQQAPAQRTTTPQQTTPPQTTSAPTTGGQTTSTPPQTATQSCSWKLVGMYIASQDKVVFGEPQPVTPPAGAQTPVIVNVTATPADNVVEIGVLQPLSGRLGSLGELARAAAELAADDVNRYLTKIGAPFRVKVLADDTQADPNLALEKLKSLHTRGVKYYLVRTSGEVRQMKQYANDNKLILISVSSTAPGLVTPSDYVFRLPPDDTKQARALAAVLREHGIKAVALIYINNDYGRGIATQLQNILKGEMEVVVAAAYDPQKSEFSAEVSALADKVSGLVGKYGADKVAVVAPGYGELQTIFLTAANYPVLSQVRWYGTDGSTGLKELTDPKVCQFAVRVGGFVSTKFAPAKSAYYDRVRSYILSKYGREPDAYAYNAYDAVWLIALTILQNGGDPDTTKFFTKFPEVAANYFGASGLTKLNQNHDRDSADYALWALVAG, from the coding sequence ATGAACTCAAAAACTGTAGGAATAATAGTTGGAATAATTGTACTACTGGCAATTGCGGCCTTGCTAATCAACCAACAAGCCCCAGCCCAGAGGACAACAACGCCCCAGCAGACGACCCCGCCTCAGACTACGTCCGCGCCAACAACAGGCGGCCAAACAACCTCGACACCTCCCCAGACCGCTACACAGAGCTGTAGCTGGAAGCTCGTAGGCATGTATATAGCATCCCAGGACAAGGTCGTATTCGGGGAGCCCCAGCCCGTGACGCCTCCCGCCGGGGCTCAAACGCCGGTCATCGTAAACGTGACCGCCACGCCGGCCGACAACGTTGTTGAGATTGGGGTGTTGCAGCCTCTCTCTGGGAGACTTGGGTCGCTGGGAGAGCTTGCAAGAGCTGCGGCGGAACTCGCTGCCGATGACGTAAACCGCTATCTAACCAAGATCGGGGCGCCGTTTAGGGTGAAGGTGTTGGCGGACGACACTCAGGCGGATCCAAACCTCGCGCTAGAGAAGCTGAAGTCGCTACACACCAGGGGCGTTAAGTACTACCTCGTGAGGACGTCGGGCGAGGTCAGGCAGATGAAGCAGTACGCCAACGACAACAAGCTCATTCTAATTTCTGTGTCTTCTACAGCGCCCGGCCTGGTGACCCCCAGCGACTACGTCTTCAGGCTTCCGCCAGACGACACGAAGCAGGCTAGGGCTTTGGCGGCTGTGCTCAGGGAACATGGGATAAAGGCTGTGGCGCTTATATATATCAACAACGACTACGGCCGCGGGATAGCTACACAGCTACAGAACATCCTCAAGGGCGAGATGGAGGTGGTGGTAGCCGCGGCTTACGACCCGCAGAAGTCTGAGTTCTCTGCGGAGGTGAGCGCGCTGGCCGACAAGGTCTCCGGTTTGGTTGGGAAATACGGCGCAGATAAGGTCGCCGTGGTAGCCCCCGGATACGGCGAGCTACAGACCATCTTCCTCACCGCGGCTAACTACCCCGTGCTCAGCCAGGTGAGGTGGTATGGGACCGACGGCTCCACGGGACTGAAGGAGCTAACTGATCCAAAGGTGTGTCAGTTCGCGGTTAGGGTGGGCGGGTTCGTGAGCACGAAGTTCGCGCCTGCTAAAAGCGCCTACTACGACCGCGTCAGGAGCTACATACTGAGCAAATACGGGAGGGAGCCCGACGCCTACGCCTACAACGCATACGACGCCGTGTGGCTCATAGCGCTAACCATACTGCAAAACGGGGGCGACCCAGACACGACGAAGTTCTTCACGAAGTTCCCGGAGGTCGCCGCGAACTACTTCGGCGCCTCTGGGCTAACGAAGCTCAACCAGAACCACGATAGAGACTCCGCCGATTATGCCCTCTGGGCTCTTGTTGCAGGCTAG
- a CDS encoding ABC transporter ATP-binding protein yields the protein MPSGLLLQASGVVKKFGGLTALDGASISVPQNSFVILAGPNGSGKTTLLNVISGLYRPDGGKVLYQGLDITHARPYERARLGIVRTFQTPRVATKMSVLDNVIFGHISADAPFEFGWARREGELVEKAFKVLKVVKLDHMWDRAAGELSGGQLKLLEIARALMADAKLILMDEPGAGLNPTLAHELFKLMRELTQRGHTLLVVEHRLDIAAEYADYMYVLYNGRVLAEGRPGEVLSDPRVVQAFLA from the coding sequence ATGCCCTCTGGGCTCTTGTTGCAGGCTAGCGGGGTGGTCAAAAAGTTCGGAGGCCTTACCGCCCTAGACGGCGCCTCTATTTCCGTACCACAGAACTCTTTTGTCATCTTGGCCGGCCCAAACGGCTCTGGAAAAACCACCTTGCTCAACGTGATCTCGGGCCTCTATAGGCCCGACGGCGGCAAGGTGCTCTACCAGGGCTTGGATATAACACATGCGAGGCCCTACGAGCGGGCGCGGCTGGGAATAGTTAGGACTTTCCAAACGCCTAGGGTAGCGACAAAGATGTCTGTTTTAGACAACGTGATTTTTGGGCACATCTCAGCCGATGCTCCGTTCGAATTCGGTTGGGCGAGGCGGGAGGGGGAGCTGGTGGAGAAGGCGTTTAAGGTCCTCAAGGTTGTGAAGCTTGACCACATGTGGGACAGGGCGGCGGGGGAGCTCAGCGGGGGGCAACTAAAGCTTCTTGAAATCGCGAGGGCCTTGATGGCTGACGCGAAGCTGATATTGATGGACGAGCCGGGGGCCGGCCTCAACCCCACCCTCGCCCACGAGCTGTTTAAGCTGATGCGCGAGCTCACCCAGCGGGGCCACACGCTTCTCGTCGTTGAACACAGGCTGGATATAGCGGCGGAGTACGCAGACTACATGTACGTTCTCTACAACGGGCGGGTTCTGGCAGAGGGGAGGCCCGGCGAGGTGCTCTCCGACCCCCGGGTTGTCCAGGCGTTTCTAGCATGA
- a CDS encoding ABC transporter ATP-binding protein, with amino-acid sequence MIKTEGLDAGYGKLQVLFGVDFVAQPGKITAVLGPNGSGKSTLLKAIFGIAKIYGGRVYVGDRDVTKLPTHERAQLGVAYVSQLRNVFSTLSVLENLRLAGYGLSKDEFEERLREVAEVVPLRDILGRRAGELSGGWRQLVAIAMALMRRANIFMLDEPTAQLAPKMANQVLEVVAKLREAGHTVVLVEQNARLALEVADDAYLLVSGRVHWSGPARKLLEERELGRLYLGLR; translated from the coding sequence ATGATCAAGACCGAGGGTCTCGACGCTGGGTACGGAAAGCTACAGGTTCTATTTGGGGTAGACTTCGTCGCTCAGCCCGGCAAGATAACAGCCGTCTTAGGGCCCAACGGCTCCGGGAAGTCAACGCTCTTAAAGGCCATTTTCGGCATCGCGAAGATATATGGCGGCCGCGTCTACGTGGGAGACCGCGACGTGACTAAGTTGCCCACACACGAGCGGGCCCAGCTCGGCGTCGCCTACGTGTCGCAACTTAGAAACGTCTTCTCTACGCTGTCGGTTCTGGAAAATTTGAGACTCGCAGGCTACGGGCTGTCAAAGGACGAGTTCGAGGAGAGGCTTAGGGAGGTGGCCGAGGTGGTGCCCCTGAGGGACATCCTTGGGAGACGCGCCGGCGAGCTGAGCGGGGGCTGGAGGCAGTTGGTGGCGATCGCCATGGCGCTTATGAGACGGGCCAACATCTTCATGTTGGACGAGCCGACGGCCCAGCTGGCTCCGAAGATGGCAAACCAAGTGCTTGAGGTGGTGGCGAAGCTCAGGGAGGCGGGCCACACGGTGGTGTTGGTGGAGCAGAACGCCAGACTCGCCCTAGAGGTTGCGGACGACGCCTATCTCTTGGTGAGCGGGAGAGTACACTGGAGCGGGCCCGCCAGAAAACTGTTGGAGGAGCGGGAGCTCGGGCGGCTCTACCTAGGCCTCAGGTAG
- a CDS encoding TldD/PmbA family protein, which translates to MTLLKLVRGKVDEAIAVRTVVENYMARFANDEITVFKSWRTESLYLRLAKGRKTALLGFTGPVDLREVDRAVSRMPSLPDDPLYVPAAGAKPPSRAEPPEDFERIPDLVKRAIDAAEGAERSAGVVHLTYVQKWYEDTAGGEGHYAVNRVYMTVRSFLGELAATSAAAGRRLSEIDADAVGAENSRLLSIAKGLPRTRLEPSVADLLLSPLVLGHLMGEVVQTWANGLDVLAGSSRYGRGDLGREAAAPVLTLVEESHNPSVYGYTPFDFEGLAPRPVEIYRRGTLSGFIHTRGTAAALGMEPTGHALYGWARPAPGHIWVAPGDGPDDLEALFVDLGNGVYIHNNWYTRFQNVKLGQFSTVGRDVALLIKGGRPTASVKYVRLADTLERVVKGVAELSKTARQIYWWDMPTPANAPYAVVRSIAVTT; encoded by the coding sequence ATGACGTTGCTCAAGCTCGTAAGGGGGAAAGTCGACGAGGCCATAGCCGTTAGAACCGTGGTGGAGAACTACATGGCGAGGTTCGCCAACGACGAAATAACCGTCTTTAAGAGCTGGAGGACGGAGAGCCTCTACCTCCGCCTCGCCAAGGGGAGGAAGACGGCCCTTCTAGGCTTCACTGGCCCCGTCGATCTAAGGGAGGTAGATAGGGCCGTCTCCCGGATGCCCTCTCTCCCCGACGACCCGCTGTATGTGCCGGCGGCGGGGGCCAAGCCCCCGAGCCGCGCCGAGCCGCCGGAGGACTTCGAGAGGATTCCAGATCTGGTGAAGAGGGCTATAGACGCGGCCGAGGGGGCGGAGAGGAGCGCGGGGGTTGTCCACTTGACATACGTCCAGAAGTGGTACGAGGACACGGCGGGAGGCGAGGGTCACTACGCCGTCAACAGGGTATACATGACGGTTAGGTCCTTCCTAGGGGAGCTAGCCGCCACAAGCGCCGCGGCCGGCAGAAGGCTTTCGGAAATAGACGCAGACGCAGTCGGCGCGGAGAACTCGCGCCTCCTCTCCATAGCCAAGGGCCTCCCCAGAACGCGCCTGGAGCCCAGCGTTGCAGACCTCCTGCTCTCGCCCCTGGTGCTGGGCCACCTCATGGGGGAGGTGGTGCAGACGTGGGCGAACGGCCTCGACGTCTTGGCCGGAAGCTCCAGATACGGCAGAGGGGACCTGGGCAGGGAGGCGGCTGCCCCCGTCCTCACCCTTGTCGAGGAGAGCCACAACCCGTCGGTCTACGGCTACACGCCCTTCGACTTCGAGGGGCTGGCCCCCAGGCCGGTGGAGATCTACAGACGGGGGACGCTGAGCGGCTTCATCCACACTAGGGGGACCGCGGCCGCGTTAGGCATGGAGCCGACCGGCCACGCCCTATACGGCTGGGCTAGGCCGGCGCCGGGGCATATATGGGTGGCGCCGGGGGACGGGCCGGACGACCTAGAGGCCCTCTTTGTAGATCTGGGCAACGGCGTGTACATACACAACAACTGGTACACCCGCTTCCAAAACGTAAAGCTTGGCCAGTTCTCGACGGTGGGGAGAGACGTCGCGTTGTTGATAAAGGGCGGAAGGCCCACCGCCTCCGTCAAATACGTCAGGTTGGCGGACACCCTCGAGAGGGTTGTAAAGGGCGTCGCGGAGCTGTCGAAAACCGCGAGGCAGATCTACTGGTGGGACATGCCCACGCCGGCCAACGCCCCCTACGCCGTTGTCCGCTCCATTGCCGTAACTACCTGA
- a CDS encoding TldD/PmbA family protein, translating into MKDAERAVEEESRKALALLEKAKAVTPGRYDVVFGPEMAGIFVHESVGHPFELDRIYGREGAEAGESYIKPGAAGVKIGSGLVNITDYPAVPGAYGFYLVDDEGVVARPKRLVSGGVATEFIANRQYAAVVGLHSNGGARASAFDREPIPRMSNTYLEPGDWRPDEIIRDTRRGIYVVSYTEWNIDDTRYSGRYGIFEGYVIENGELKDPVKGFIEVDTPELWSGVDAVGRDFKLYVGTCGKGNPPQPVPVSMGGPTFRSRGIRVVI; encoded by the coding sequence GTGAAAGACGCCGAGAGGGCCGTGGAGGAGGAGTCTAGGAAGGCGTTGGCTCTCCTGGAGAAGGCCAAGGCGGTGACGCCGGGGAGATACGACGTGGTTTTCGGTCCCGAGATGGCGGGCATATTTGTGCACGAGTCCGTGGGGCACCCCTTCGAGCTGGATAGAATATATGGGCGCGAAGGCGCCGAGGCGGGCGAGTCGTATATAAAGCCCGGCGCCGCCGGGGTGAAGATAGGGAGCGGCCTCGTCAACATAACCGACTACCCAGCTGTGCCAGGCGCCTACGGCTTCTACCTAGTAGACGACGAGGGGGTAGTGGCTAGGCCCAAGAGGCTGGTCAGCGGCGGAGTTGCGACGGAGTTCATAGCCAATAGGCAGTACGCCGCCGTGGTGGGCCTGCACAGCAACGGAGGGGCAAGGGCCTCCGCCTTCGACAGAGAGCCCATCCCCAGGATGTCCAACACCTACCTCGAGCCGGGGGACTGGCGCCCCGACGAGATAATACGGGACACGCGCCGCGGCATATATGTAGTATCCTACACCGAGTGGAACATCGACGATACGAGGTACTCCGGGAGATACGGCATATTCGAGGGCTACGTCATAGAAAACGGCGAGCTGAAGGACCCCGTGAAGGGCTTCATCGAGGTGGACACGCCGGAGCTATGGAGCGGCGTAGATGCCGTCGGCAGAGACTTCAAGCTGTACGTGGGGACGTGCGGCAAGGGGAACCCGCCGCAGCCCGTGCCCGTGTCCATGGGAGGCCCCACCTTTAGAAGCCGAGGGATAAGGGTGGTGATATGA
- a CDS encoding PmbA/TldA family metallopeptidase, translating into MEDLLRRAVDYGLSLGASYVEVRWQRDGGVAAAVRNGQYELSASFSSEGVAVRAVAGGGMGFAAVPKAELEEVLAAVERAVKLAKAAARARKGPVALSEEKLAKVSYSLPAVELDPLELVKTLDGYAAGGLAVRRLYASVWTTEKRILTSDGADVYSRVPRAYLFGMFIAHEPSLGSLQRDIFLGGTTPRLRERRREGRGGGV; encoded by the coding sequence ATGGAGGATCTCCTTAGGCGGGCGGTGGACTACGGGCTGTCCCTCGGCGCATCCTACGTCGAGGTGAGGTGGCAGAGAGACGGCGGCGTGGCGGCCGCCGTGAGAAACGGCCAGTACGAGCTATCGGCCTCCTTCTCCTCGGAGGGGGTTGCGGTCAGGGCTGTGGCCGGAGGAGGCATGGGATTCGCCGCGGTGCCGAAGGCCGAGCTGGAGGAGGTGCTCGCCGCGGTGGAGAGAGCCGTAAAGCTCGCCAAGGCCGCCGCTAGGGCCAGGAAAGGCCCTGTGGCTTTGAGTGAGGAGAAGTTGGCGAAGGTGAGCTACAGCCTGCCGGCGGTGGAGCTCGACCCGCTGGAGCTCGTGAAAACCCTCGACGGATACGCCGCCGGGGGTCTAGCCGTGAGGAGGCTCTACGCCTCCGTCTGGACCACGGAAAAGCGCATTTTAACAAGCGATGGGGCTGACGTATACAGCAGGGTGCCGAGGGCTTACCTCTTCGGCATGTTTATAGCACACGAGCCCTCCCTGGGTAGCCTCCAGAGGGATATCTTCCTCGGCGGGACCACCCCCAGACTTCGTGAAAGACGCCGAGAGGGCCGTGGAGGAGGAGTCTAG
- the cyoE gene encoding heme o synthase, protein MNPYIVLLKPRVIWLLILSSVVGYVYAAGTVDWGRLAALTAAATLAVGGSAAFNHYWERDIDAAMARTARRPLPAGAIPPSNALVYSLALSATGILLGFYLLGPLPGVFVALGWFFYAVVYTVWLKRRTWLNILGGGFAGNATFLGGYALGKGTVDLPAVLISFAIYLWIPSHIWALAYKYREDYRRAGVPMLPAIIDEGKAVAIISALNIASAAYILWLYLVFGRGLPGLALVLAGVAGTVATSALALREKSDRAMWRMYKASSPILTLFLLALVFS, encoded by the coding sequence ATGAATCCCTATATCGTTTTGCTGAAGCCCCGGGTCATCTGGCTTTTGATCCTATCCAGCGTCGTGGGGTACGTATACGCCGCGGGGACGGTGGACTGGGGTCGGCTTGCGGCACTGACAGCCGCCGCCACGCTCGCGGTGGGGGGCTCCGCCGCCTTCAACCACTACTGGGAGCGGGATATAGACGCCGCTATGGCGCGAACCGCGAGGAGACCTCTGCCGGCGGGGGCGATACCGCCTTCAAACGCCCTTGTCTACTCCCTAGCCCTCTCCGCCACCGGCATACTGCTGGGCTTCTACCTCCTGGGCCCTCTCCCCGGCGTATTCGTCGCTCTGGGCTGGTTCTTCTACGCCGTCGTCTACACCGTCTGGCTAAAGAGGAGGACTTGGCTGAACATACTGGGCGGGGGCTTTGCGGGTAACGCCACCTTCCTCGGCGGCTACGCCCTGGGGAAGGGGACGGTGGATCTTCCGGCCGTCCTCATCTCCTTCGCCATATACCTCTGGATACCCTCCCACATATGGGCGCTGGCGTATAAATACAGAGAGGACTACAGAAGGGCTGGCGTCCCCATGTTGCCCGCCATTATAGACGAGGGGAAGGCCGTGGCTATAATCTCGGCGCTGAATATAGCAAGCGCCGCCTACATCCTCTGGCTCTATCTGGTCTTCGGCCGCGGACTCCCCGGCCTCGCCCTGGTTCTCGCGGGGGTGGCCGGCACGGTGGCAACCAGCGCCCTAGCGCTCAGGGAAAAAAGCGACAGAGCCATGTGGAGGATGTACAAGGCCTCCAGCCCCATCCTTACCCTCTTTCTGCTCGCTCTGGTGTTTTCGTAG